In a single window of the Arthrobacter sp. StoSoilA2 genome:
- a CDS encoding NAD-dependent succinate-semialdehyde dehydrogenase, whose product MTVTVERESELLASVPTGLLINGQWRPAGSGKTFDVEDPATGKVLLSISDAGAEDGAAALDAAAAAQADWARTAPRERGEILRRAFELVTERAEDFALLMTLEMGKPLAEARGEVTYGAEFLRWFSEEAVRVSGRYSAAPDGKNRLLVQKKPVGPCLLITPWNFPLAMATRKVAPAVAAGCTMVLKPANLTPLTSLLFAQVMQEAGLPAGVLNVIQTSTAGAVTGPLIKDDRLRKISFTGSTPVGQALIREAADKVLRTSMELGGNAPFVVFEDADLDKAVEGAIAAKMRNMGEACTAANRFIVHESIADSFAEKFAAKIGSLTTARGTEPESKVGPLIDGKARDGVHALVTEAVAGGATAVTGGAAVDGPGYFYQPTVLKNVAADSRILQEEIFGPVAPIVTFSTEDDAIRLANNTEYGLVAYVFTKDLNRGLRVSEKLETGMLGLNAGVISNAAAPFGGVKQSGLGREGGSEGIEEYLYTQYVGIADPYAD is encoded by the coding sequence ATGACTGTAACGGTTGAACGCGAAAGCGAACTGCTGGCTTCCGTCCCCACCGGCCTGCTGATCAACGGTCAGTGGCGTCCGGCGGGATCCGGAAAGACTTTTGATGTTGAGGACCCGGCTACGGGCAAGGTCCTGCTCAGCATCTCCGACGCCGGTGCTGAAGACGGTGCCGCGGCCTTGGACGCCGCTGCTGCCGCCCAGGCTGACTGGGCACGCACGGCACCGCGCGAACGCGGTGAGATCCTGCGCCGTGCCTTCGAACTCGTCACCGAGCGCGCCGAAGACTTCGCGCTGCTGATGACCCTCGAAATGGGCAAGCCCCTGGCCGAAGCCCGCGGCGAGGTCACCTATGGCGCCGAATTCCTGCGCTGGTTCTCCGAGGAAGCTGTCCGTGTTTCGGGCCGCTATTCCGCAGCTCCGGACGGCAAGAACCGCCTGCTGGTTCAGAAGAAGCCGGTTGGACCCTGCCTGCTCATCACGCCGTGGAACTTCCCGCTGGCCATGGCCACCCGCAAGGTAGCCCCGGCCGTCGCCGCTGGCTGCACCATGGTGCTCAAGCCCGCCAACCTCACCCCGCTGACAAGCCTGCTCTTCGCGCAGGTGATGCAGGAAGCCGGCCTTCCCGCAGGTGTCCTGAACGTCATCCAGACCTCCACGGCCGGTGCTGTCACCGGACCGCTGATCAAGGATGACCGCCTCCGCAAGATCTCCTTCACCGGCTCCACCCCGGTTGGCCAGGCCCTGATCCGTGAAGCCGCGGACAAGGTCCTGCGCACGTCCATGGAACTTGGCGGCAACGCACCGTTCGTCGTCTTCGAGGATGCTGACCTGGACAAGGCCGTTGAAGGCGCCATCGCCGCCAAGATGCGCAACATGGGCGAGGCCTGCACCGCAGCAAACCGCTTCATCGTGCACGAGTCCATCGCCGACTCCTTCGCCGAGAAGTTCGCCGCGAAGATCGGTTCGCTCACCACAGCCCGCGGTACCGAGCCGGAGTCCAAGGTTGGTCCGCTGATCGACGGCAAGGCCCGCGATGGCGTGCACGCCCTCGTCACCGAAGCCGTAGCAGGAGGTGCCACAGCAGTCACCGGTGGTGCCGCCGTCGACGGTCCCGGCTACTTCTACCAGCCCACTGTGCTGAAGAACGTCGCCGCCGACTCCCGCATTCTCCAGGAAGAAATCTTCGGACCCGTGGCCCCGATCGTCACGTTCTCCACCGAAGACGACGCCATCCGCCTGGCCAACAACACCGAATACGGCCTGGTTGCCTACGTCTTCACGAAGGACCTCAACCGGGGCCTGCGGGTCAGCGAGAAGCTTGAGACCGGCATGCTCGGCCTCAACGCCGGTGTCATCTCCAACGCCGCTGCACCGTTCGGTGGCGTCAAGCAGTCCGGCCTGGGCCGCGAAGGCGGCTCCGAAGGCATCGAAGAGTACCTCTACACCCAGTACGTAGGTATCGCCGACCCGTACGCCGACTAG